The following nucleotide sequence is from Photobacterium gaetbulicola Gung47.
ACCCCCATGCTATGAGTCTAAGCATCAAACGTTGTAGGGTCTCTGATGGGTGGCACGCCAAGGTGTGCTGCTGGTCGATGTAAACATGGCGATCTAGATCAGCAACATTGAACTGGGCTTTGTAGATAGTGGCTTTAAGTGCCATAAAATTATCCTGGGAAAATAAAATAATAATATAAAAATGATAAACGCAGTGTAGTTTGAACAAGGAGAAGGTTCAATTTCAATTGCCTGACATACGCGCAAATATCAATCAACAAATGAATTTAAGTTAAAAAAAGACAAATATTATCTATTGGTACGTGTTCTCAGCGACTTCAGTTCATCACTTAACCAAGCTAAATACGCTAAGCCCACGAGCAACTAACTGCTCCTTTTTGCACTTCGATAGGCGCTTGATACGATATTCAAGTTGCATGGCCAGTCGTTTATCACCGACACACTCCGACCATACCAACTGCAGTGGGCCTTTGCCCTTCAAAAATTTGGCTCCCCGCTTGGTAGAAACGTGCTCGTTGAACCGTCTTTCTACATCGGTCGTCACACCGCAATACAGCTGATCGGCAGCCGTCCTAATTAAATAGACCGACCATTCACCCATTTTATTTTTTTGGTTATCGCAATTGGCAGGTTGGTTGCTTTCAGACCCCGTCATGCTAAGTTACTACCTTCACAAAAAAGCCCAGCAATTGCTGGGCTGGCAACATAGATCGCTTATTGGACACTTATGAAGTTAAAGATTCAAGCATTGCCTTGAGCTCTTCCACTTCTTTCTTAAGCTCTGCAACCTCGTCTTCCAAGGCCGTCAGCCGCTCAGAAGACGGTGACGATGGGCTTCCTACCGCAGCGCTTTGCTGTTGTAACGCTTCAATGTCAACTTCGCCACTGAACAGATGCATATAGCGGAAATCTCGCTTGCCCGGCTCTTTAGGCAATTGGATAACAAACGGCCCTTTCGGGTGCTCTGATAGAGTACTCAGTACGGCTTCCACTTCTTTGACATCGGCAAAGTTGCACAATCGATTGGTGCGGGTACGCAACTCTCCAGGCGATTGAGGACCACGCAGCAACATCACACAGATAATTGCCTTCTCTTGCTTACTGAACTGGAAAGTACTGAATTCCGTGTTGCAGAATCGGTGCTGATATTTAGCCACTCGACTCCCGAAACCCGCGGTGACTTCTTGAACAAATCGCTTTGTTTTTAATGCTTCCAGCGTGTCTTGCACCGTAGCTTCATCAAGCGACATCACAGGCTCGCGATTACTTTTTTGGTTACAAGCCGTTGTCAGTGCATTCAATGTTAATGGGTACTGATCAGGTGTAGTTACCTCTTTTTCAAGCAAGCAACCTAACACGCGCGCTTCTGTCTGCGAAAAGCAAATATCCATGATCTCCCCTCACCCTTTTTCTTCTTACAATACAAATTCCATTGAGCATAGCCGAAAACAAGAGCGTCATTGTATATTGGATGGCTTCTACTCAAGAGAATGTATACTGCCAGGGACTTGCCCTTTAAATAGCAGATTATCATTGCAGTGAGCGACAGCAAGCAGACAACAAGTTATTTGGCTGCAAAACAGCCAAATAACGCTTGATATGACACAAAATGTTAACTGGATCAAAGAATAAGAAGTGAGAGATTACGTAAATTCTGCAGCGACGAAGCGATTGCGCCCCTGCTCTTTGGCCTTATAGAGTACACGGTCGACTATCTGATACATATTATCAACTGTCTCTAGCCCCGTTGGTACCCACGACACCATACCTTGACTTACCGTCACAATTTCAGCCGTAGTCGACTTTGAATGAGGGATTTCAAGTTTCTGTATACACTGCTTTAACCGCTCGCACTCGCGAACCGCGCGCGTCTTATCGCAATTACTTAGCACAACAACAAACTCTTCGCCGCCATACCTGGCCGCCAGCTCGCCGGCTCGACTAAAGCTTTTCTTCAGCTCCGCCGCAACCATCTGCAAACAACGATCCCCTTCAATGTGGCCATAATGATCATTGAACAGCTTAAAATGATCGACATCGAGCATAATCAAAGTAAGTGGAAAGTTATTACGGCCATGCCATGAAATAAACTCGGTCAGTTTTGTATCGAGGTAACGACGGTTTGCTAATTTGGTGAGACCATCTTCATTGACTTGCTGAGAGAGTTTTTCATTGGCTAGCTCAAGGCTTTTTGTTGTGTCCTTAAGCTGATGACGCATATAAGCAATGCGCTGCATGGCTTTGAGTTTTGCCGCCAGTACAATGTTGTTTACGGGCTTAACAATATAGTCATCCCCGCCCATATCAATTGCTTTGGCGATCATTTCAGGCTCGTCGTGACCGCTTAAGAAGATAATCGGCACCCAATCAGGATGTTTGATTCGAATTTGCTCGGCAACCTCTGTTCCACTCATATCCGGCATGCTGACATCAAGCAACAGCAAGTCGGGATCAAACAATGGATATTTTTCAATAGCATCCTGACCTGAAGCGACAGCTTCAACCACATGCCCGAGGCGTTGTAGCCTCATGGCTAACTGCATCCTCTCAAGATGCACATCATCTACCAGTAGTATCCGCATCGCTTCCATCTAAGCATCCTATTGAGATATTGGCTTTTCCTTAAGCTATTTATAGCACACAATGCAATGCCGTAAGGTTTTGGTTAACAAGTTTATGCAACTCAGTTACAGCTATCACTTTTCAAGGTATTCGGCGACTCTTCCTTCAGCGGCAGGCGTTGGGGCTATGCATCATCTCACAAAGCTTGCGCTGATAATCGTGAGCAAATTAACGTGATTTGTTGCTATGTTCCGGTATCTTATAGCCAAAGCCATCAGGGTGATTGGCTATACCTGTTGACTTTTAGATAAAGGGCTATAGGATTCCCTCCCTTAACCAAATCATGCTTTAGGAATTAGCTATGTCTGATATTGAGAAAAAAGAAGATCAAACGATTGAAGAAGTAAAATTCACACTTGACGATTGTTCACCAGAACTACGCCAAGTTGTTGAGTTTGAAGAGGTGCCAGAAGAGCTTCTTGACATGCTAATTAACGTTTACAAAGCATCTGAGCCAACTTCTCGTGAAGCTTGGGATCAGCTACCAGCAAGTGCTCAAAACGTACTGGACAACTTCGAACAATTCCACGCTCTGATTGCACTAAGCCAGAGCTATTCAGGTGTCGATTTTCTTGGCGAAATGCAAGAAACTGAAAAGCCTTCAGATATGACCGATGAAGAGTACACAGACTACAAAGCAGTGATGCTTGATAAGGTACTTCACAACTGTGTCAAAGACATGTGTAAGCAGTTGAAAAAAGCTCGCCGTAACCCGCCAATGAAGCGTGAGTTCCAAGAGATCTTCAAGAAATAAGCAACCTGATTCAGGGAAAATTATCTAAATTTCAGGGAGAGCCTATGTGCTCTCCCTGCTTTTATCTCTAAGTAATTATTCGCATACCAATTATTTTTTTTCATGATAAAATAATCGCCTTAAATCATTCGAGCGTTACCTATTTGGGCATATACGCCAATAAGCTATTAAAATATAAAATAAAAAGGTTCTGAGGTATCAATGCCTGGCCAAAAACAGTTCAAATTTACCAATGAGCTTATTTTCATCCCCGCTCTGGGAATCATAAAGTCAGACACAACCAACCAAAAGCTCAACCTCTCGGAGCAATACATACTGCTCTACCTCATTGAGCATGTTAATAGCGCCGTTACAAAAGAGGAGCTGCTAAAAGCTGGCTGGCCTGACCGCGTCGTCTCTGAAGCCTCTCTGTTTCAAGCTATCCGCAGCTTGCGCGTGAAACTGCAGGAAAAAACCAAAGGCGAGATCATTGAGACACTGCCACGCGTCGGCTACCAGATTACCCAAATTACTGTCGAGAAGTATTCCAATTTATCGGCATCCAAAGTCATTAAAAAAACAGCTCCCTTTTTACCATACATAGCCGTTGCTATTTCCATATTCGCAATTGTGCTGACTGGCATACACTTTTGGCTGTCGGGGTATAAATACCCAGACAAACCCCACTACTTTACTCGCACCACCATGTTCCAAACCAGCATAGTCACGCTGGTTGCAACCAGCGAAACAGGTATTGGCGAACTCCAAAATAAACTTGATGAGCTTCACCTCGCCTATAACCAAATCGACAATGCACCAGAATTAGACAACGTTAAGCTCTATGCCTTTAAAGGAGAAGATTCCTACTCACTGGCTTGGTGTCGCGTCGATAAAAACAACCACTGTCTGCCACAGACTGACTTTTCCTACCAAATCGACGAAGATGGGTGGTCGCTATTCAAGTTAAAAGTGCTCCAGGAGCTACCACTATCACGACAAGACCCAATTGTTCAGACCGAACTTGCCAGAGAGCCGACTTCTCAGGTCTTTCTCAACTTCATTGATGACTCGGGTATCGATGCGCAGGTGGTGTATTACTACATCACACAAGATGAGGACAACAAGCTGAACTTCTCATACCTGAATTTCATTTCCGAAGAAGACACGGGTTACCACCATGCTATGTCGATCAGCTCTGCAGCCTTAACCGTGATAGAAAATGAGTCCCCATTTATCTCTACAATTGAAGTGAAACCTATAATGTATCATTGGGCTTACCAGCCTAATGAGTTTGTCAATGAAGACACATCGACGGCAATACGTATCGAAAGCAAGGTGAAAAATCAATTCCTGGGCAAAACGATTGGCTATAGTTACCTACTTTACCAACAGCCTTTCATTGATCTGGTCCTTAATGATCAAGTGGGCATTTATTGGGTTCACAACAGTGAAAAGAACGCCAAAATTTTCAACTACAAACGCCAGCTTCTTAACCAATAATCCGCATATTACAGATTGAATGCAGCTCTAACGGGCTGCTTTCTTGATCACATCCCGCCACCATTCAATAAAAACCAATCATTTTTACAAGCAAGATATGTGTTTTGGTAGACTTAACCATAACATTAGCTTTTAACCCAGCGCGATTTGCTGGTGTAGAACAAAAGAACAATACAGAATGAGTATAAAAAACAAACACCAAAAACATTCGTTGCTATTGATACTGACGCTATTTTTCTCGGGTTGCGCTGTTTATGCAGGACTTACCCTGGATCAGCTTTATGGTAAACCCCAGCCCCAAGAAAGGTTAGCACCGGCCGACTCTCCCATTGCCAATCACTATCTAGACGAGGTCAAGCCCATTATTGAAAATCGCTGTGTGGTTTGCCACGCCTGCTACGATGCGCCTTGTCAATTGAAACTGTCATCAGCAGAAGGGGTCGATCGAGGAGCCAGCAAGCAAAAAGTCTATGAAGGCACCCGCCTTTTGGCGGCCAATACCACCCGGATGTTTATTGATGCGCAATCAACAGCTGAATGGCGCGAGAAAGGTTTTAATCCGGTGCTGAATGAACGTGTGCAATCGGAAGAAGCCAATACCCAAGCTGGGGTTATGGCGAGGATGCTGCAGCTAAAACAGGCCCACCCTTTACCAGATCAGAAAGTTCTCAATCACGATGAGTGGGATTTTTCTTTGGATCGTGATCAACAGTGTCCGACCATCGAGGAAATGGCTACCTATGAACAAAGCTACCCAGAGTGGGGAATGCCCTACGGCCTCCCCCAAATCAGTGATGAAGAGAATCAGGTGTTGATGGACTGGCTGGCCAATGGTGGCATGATGACAGCGGCACCGGCACCCGGTCAACAAACCCTCGGTAAAGTTGCCGAGTGGGAGACTGTACTCAATGGAAGTAGCCTTAAGCAACAACTGGCTAGCCGCTACATCTATGAGCACTTGTTTGTTTCCCATCTCTACTTTTCCGACGAACGGCAGCCGACTTTTTTCAAACTCGTTCGTTCTCGTACTGCGCCAGGCACCCCCATTGATCTCATTGCCACTCGACGCCCTTACGATGATCCTGGCGTCGACCGTGTCTACTATCGCTTTCAGCCGGTAAGAGAGAGTATTGTCGACAAAACACATATGCCTTATGCACTGAACCATGCCAAGCTTGCCCGTTTGCATACGCTCTTTATCGAACCAGATTATGAAGTAACCTCACTGCCTAGCTACGACCCGGAGATTGCAGCTAACCCGCTGATTGCTTTTAAGCAAATACCGGTTGATAGCCGATACCGCTTCATGATCGACAATGCACAGAATACCATCATGGGCTTTATCAAAGGACCGGTATGCCGTGGGCAGCTCGCGCTGAATGTTATCAATGATCACTTCTGGGTCTTCTTTGTTGATCCTGCAATGGCCAATACCCCATCGGTTGATGAGTTTTACGCATCACAAGCAGAGAATTTACGCTTACCGGCTGAAAACGAAAGTAACACCCTGCCCATATCTAACTGGATCTCTTACGCCAAGCAACAAGGGCGGTTCCTCAAAGCAAAGAACGCCTTTCTCAACGATGCGTTCGAGAATGGCGAGCACCTCACAACAGACTTGATCTGGGATGGTGACGGCTACAACGACAATGCTAGCCTTACGGTGTTCCGTCATTTTGACAGTGCCACAGTAACAAAGGGACTCGTGGGAGATCATCCCAAGACCGCCTGGGTTATTGATTATTCCCTACTCGAGCGTATCCACTACCTGCTGGTGGCGGGTTTCGACGTATACGGTAACTTTGGCCACCAGCTGGTCACGCGTATGTATATGGACTTCTTACGTATGGAAGGCGAGTCTAACTTCCTCTCTCTCCTTCCGGCTGATGTCCGCCGACAAGAACTGGCCTACTGGTATCAAGGAGCAGGCAAGCACCTGAGTGATTATCTTCAGGGTGATATAAACGCGTTTGAACAACCAACAGGTATTAGCTTCCATACACCTCAGCCGAAGAATGAGCTATTTGGCATGTTGCAACAAAAGCTTCAAGTTGTATTACCCGACCGCTATGATTTCACCCAATCAAGCATGTACGCAAACAACTCGCAAGCCTTATACCAGTTGAACCGACTTAGCGGAATTCAAGCGAGCTTATTGCCCGAAGTGACATTCATTATGGTAGAACCCGCCCAATCAGGCCGACAAGCTGAGCTGTTTACCCTGATCCGCAATAGCGCACATAAAAATATCTCTAGCCTGTTCGATGAGGAGTCGAACCGTCTATACGAGCAAGATAACGTCACTTTGGTCAGAGGACTACTGGGCAGTTATCCAAGGGCATTTTGGTATCTGCAAGAGGCGGATCTAAAAGATGCAGCCAATCAGATAAACACCATTCAGAGCGAGGAGGATTACCGCCAATTCCTCGACCGGTATGGATTGCGTAGAACCAGCCCGGATTTCTGGTCTTTCAGTGATAAGTTAAACGAGCTAAACCAGCGTATGTTCCCAATTGAAGCTGGGTTACTTGATTATAACCGGATAGAAAACCGCTAAGACAAGCAATCATGACTACACTTTAGGCCCCGAAAGGGGCCTATTTTTATGGCGCTTGTAAAAAATCACAACTGTAAACAAATGAAAAGACAAGTTAATTATTGCCACCAATATGTTTAAATAACGTAAAACAAAACCCCATGCATATTACACGAAAGGAATCAGTCATGACGCTCAGCAACCAGCCCGCGGTGTGGGACAGTTTTATCCGTGGCTATCACTGGTTACAAGCTTTTATTGTCGGAGGCTTGTGGTATACCGGCAGCGAAGGACTAATGGACTGGCATTTTAGCCTGGCCTATCTATTGTTGGCGCTGTTATCTACACGCCTGATATGGGGCATCATCGGCAGTGAAACGGCTCAGTTCCATCGCTTCGTGCGATCTCCCCGAGCTGTGATCCAATATTTGGCAACTAGCACTAGGGGCAATAAGCAGACGAATCCCCCATCAGCAGGCCACAATCCTGCGGGCGCTTATATGGTCGTTGCTTTTATGCTGCTGCTCATCGCCCAGCTGGCAACAGGCTTATTCGCTAACGACGATATTATATCTGAAGGCCCCTTTGCCTATCTTGTCAGCGGTGAAACAAGCAGCTTTCTCACCGAGATCCATGCAGTAAATTTCAATCTCATCCTTGGTGCCATCTGCGTACACCTTGCCGCGATAATGCTCTATTTTTTACGCAAAGATAACCTCGTCACGCCCATGTTGACGGGAAGGAAGGCCATAGGAACAAACAGTGCACCGAAGATGACCAACGGTCTTTTTGCCTGGGGGATCTTCCTCATTATTGGCACGATTGTCTATTTTACCCTCGGCAAGGAAGTCGTGGCTTACCTGCTATGATCAAAAATGCCAGACATACGTCTGGCACCTACCTTCCTTGCATTTTATCTTACCGGCATTAACGCCGTCGAAGCCAAGGCTTAGCGATACTTATAATCACTATGGCAAGACTTGCAATTTTTAGCCGCTTCACCAAATGCACGCTTCGTCGCTCGCTCGTCACCGTCTAGCGATACTTTAGCTAAATTCGCCATATCGGTTTGAAACTTGTCCAGCTTAACACTGAAACCGTCCCAATCAGACCAAATTTCTGGCTTGGCTTTGGTCTGGCCCTTATCCGTTCCATCCACTTTAAAAGCTTCTTCTGGCATATAGGACAACTGCGAAATAAACTGGGCGCGTTGGCTAAATGTTTGCTGATCCCACTCTTTGCGTCCCTTAACCATTTCTGCCAAATCACCAAAGTTAGTCGCGATCATGGTAAAAGCGGCTTGGCGATATTCAATTGCATCTTCGGGCTTTTCAAAAGGCGTTGCAGATACACTGGCTGCAAGCATAACACCTCCTGCAACAAGAATTTTTTTCATGACTTCTTCCCCTTTGTTATTATTCCATTTATAGCGAACCAAGCATTCACCCTTGGGTTTTGCATACTTGGTAGCATATGTGAAATGATACAGCGGGTTACAGACATGTAAACAACCCGGCATTGAAGATTACATTTATTTACATTACATAAAAAAGAGCAAAGTCATGCTAGGAACACTCAGTAAAATGAAATCCCAACTCAGCAATGTGGTTGAATACCACCTGCCTGTTGGCGATGAACTACTTCCACTCAACCCACTGATTGGCAAGCACCTCAAGCTCACCCACACAGGCAATATCTATTGTGATGCCTGCGGAAAGAAAACCAAAAAAAGCTACTCTCAAGGCCATTGCTTCCCATGCATGAAGAAATTAGCACGTTGTGACATGTGTATCATGAAACCGGAAACTTGCCACTTCGCTCAAGGGACATGCCGTGAACCTGAATGGGGAGAGGAGAACTGTATGGTTCCCCATTATGTCTACCTATCGAATACATCCGGCTTAAAAGTCGGTATCACGCGTCATACCCAATTGCCAACCCGCTGGATTGATCAGGGTGCAACACAAGCATTACCTATTTTGAAGGTAAAAACGCGCCAAATATCCGGCCTTGCCGAAATAGCACTGGCCGAGCTAGTGGCGGACAAAACCAATTGGCGGGCAATGCTCAAAGGGGATAATTCACCTATCGCACTTAAGGAAGAGGCCCAACGCCTATTGCCGGAGGTAGCCCAAAAGGTTAATCAATTGCTTGAGCTATACGGGGAGGATGCGGTAGAACAGCTTGAAGAAGAGATCGTAGAGATCCAGTACCCTGTCACTGAGTACCCGAAAAAAATAGCGTCGCACAACTTCGACAAAGAGCCAGTTGTCGAAGGCATATTATTGGGGATCAAAGGCCAGTACCTGATTTTTGACACCGGCGTCATAAACATCCGCAAATTCAC
It contains:
- a CDS encoding hypothetical protein (COG2827), with translation MTGSESNQPANCDNQKNKMGEWSVYLIRTAADQLYCGVTTDVERRFNEHVSTKRGAKFLKGKGPLQLVWSECVGDKRLAMQLEYRIKRLSKCKKEQLVARGLSVFSLVK
- a CDS encoding hypothetical protein (COG3132), which produces MDICFSQTEARVLGCLLEKEVTTPDQYPLTLNALTTACNQKSNREPVMSLDEATVQDTLEALKTKRFVQEVTAGFGSRVAKYQHRFCNTEFSTFQFSKQEKAIICVMLLRGPQSPGELRTRTNRLCNFADVKEVEAVLSTLSEHPKGPFVIQLPKEPGKRDFRYMHLFSGEVDIEALQQQSAAVGSPSSPSSERLTALEDEVAELKKEVEELKAMLESLTS
- a CDS encoding sensory transduction system regulatory protein (COG3706) gives rise to the protein MEAMRILLVDDVHLERMQLAMRLQRLGHVVEAVASGQDAIEKYPLFDPDLLLLDVSMPDMSGTEVAEQIRIKHPDWVPIIFLSGHDEPEMIAKAIDMGGDDYIVKPVNNIVLAAKLKAMQRIAYMRHQLKDTTKSLELANEKLSQQVNEDGLTKLANRRYLDTKLTEFISWHGRNNFPLTLIMLDVDHFKLFNDHYGHIEGDRCLQMVAAELKKSFSRAGELAARYGGEEFVVVLSNCDKTRAVRECERLKQCIQKLEIPHSKSTTAEIVTVSQGMVSWVPTGLETVDNMYQIVDRVLYKAKEQGRNRFVAAEFT
- a CDS encoding hypothetical protein (COG0457,COG3710): MPGQKQFKFTNELIFIPALGIIKSDTTNQKLNLSEQYILLYLIEHVNSAVTKEELLKAGWPDRVVSEASLFQAIRSLRVKLQEKTKGEIIETLPRVGYQITQITVEKYSNLSASKVIKKTAPFLPYIAVAISIFAIVLTGIHFWLSGYKYPDKPHYFTRTTMFQTSIVTLVATSETGIGELQNKLDELHLAYNQIDNAPELDNVKLYAFKGEDSYSLAWCRVDKNNHCLPQTDFSYQIDEDGWSLFKLKVLQELPLSRQDPIVQTELAREPTSQVFLNFIDDSGIDAQVVYYYITQDEDNKLNFSYLNFISEEDTGYHHAMSISSAALTVIENESPFISTIEVKPIMYHWAYQPNEFVNEDTSTAIRIESKVKNQFLGKTIGYSYLLYQQPFIDLVLNDQVGIYWVHNSEKNAKIFNYKRQLLNQ
- a CDS encoding b-type cytochrome (COG3658) encodes the protein MTLSNQPAVWDSFIRGYHWLQAFIVGGLWYTGSEGLMDWHFSLAYLLLALLSTRLIWGIIGSETAQFHRFVRSPRAVIQYLATSTRGNKQTNPPSAGHNPAGAYMVVAFMLLLIAQLATGLFANDDIISEGPFAYLVSGETSSFLTEIHAVNFNLILGAICVHLAAIMLYFLRKDNLVTPMLTGRKAIGTNSAPKMTNGLFAWGIFLIIGTIVYFTLGKEVVAYLL
- a CDS encoding cytochrome c (COG3909), whose amino-acid sequence is MPGCLHVCNPLYHFTYATKYAKPKGECLVRYKWNNNKGEEVMKKILVAGGVMLAASVSATPFEKPEDAIEYRQAAFTMIATNFGDLAEMVKGRKEWDQQTFSQRAQFISQLSYMPEEAFKVDGTDKGQTKAKPEIWSDWDGFSVKLDKFQTDMANLAKVSLDGDERATKRAFGEAAKNCKSCHSDYKYR